In Pseudomonas lalkuanensis, the following are encoded in one genomic region:
- the rpmF gene encoding 50S ribosomal protein L32, which translates to MAVQQNKKSRSARDMRRSHDALEANALSVEKSTGEVHLRHHVSPDGFYRGRKVVDKGAAE; encoded by the coding sequence ATGGCTGTTCAGCAGAACAAAAAATCCCGCTCGGCACGCGACATGCGTCGTTCCCACGACGCCCTCGAAGCCAACGCACTGTCCGTAGAGAAGAGCACCGGTGAAGTTCACCTGCGCCACCACGTTTCTCCGGACGGTTTCTACCGCGGTCGCAAAGTGGTCGACAAGGGCGCTGCCGAGTAA
- a CDS encoding YceD family protein, translated as MLNGPIPPHVDPRKLADREVTLEGEIALASLERLCDPLADNAGSIHVRLSFGRDERRAVVIHSRIDVEVKMVCQRCLELVALNIHSECDYAVVREGADSQSLPKGYDVLEVGEDPLDLMTLVEDELLLALPIVPAHDPEDCQQPAGLDEPEPSEDEVSRSNPFSVLAQLKRDPNV; from the coding sequence ATGTTGAATGGGCCGATTCCACCTCATGTAGATCCGCGCAAGTTGGCGGACCGCGAAGTCACTCTAGAGGGTGAGATCGCGCTCGCCAGCCTGGAGCGACTCTGCGACCCCCTTGCGGACAATGCAGGCAGCATTCATGTGCGCCTGTCGTTTGGCCGTGATGAGCGTCGTGCTGTGGTCATCCACAGTCGGATCGACGTTGAGGTCAAGATGGTTTGCCAGCGTTGTCTAGAGCTGGTCGCCCTGAACATCCACAGCGAATGTGATTACGCCGTGGTGAGGGAAGGGGCTGACAGTCAGTCGCTGCCGAAGGGCTATGACGTGCTGGAAGTGGGAGAGGATCCGCTGGATCTGATGACTCTGGTCGAGGATGAGCTGTTGCTCGCCCTCCCCATAGTTCCGGCCCATGACCCTGAAGATTGCCAGCAGCCGGCGGGTCTCGATGAGCCCGAGCCGAGCGAGGACGAGGTTTCGCGGTCCAACCCGTTCAGCGTACTGGCGCAGTTAAAGCGTGACCCAAACGTTTAG
- a CDS encoding Maf family protein, with the protein MLPLVLASSSPYRRELLERLRLPFTWSAPAIDESRHPEESAEQLVRRLALEKARALADQHPNHLIIGSDQVAVLGEQILGKPHSFDRARNQLLAASGTSVSFLTGLALLNSETGQHQVDCVPFTVHFRDLDEARISRYLKAEQPYDCAGSFKAEGLGVSLFRTTEGTDATSLVGLPLIRLVDMLLAEGVQIP; encoded by the coding sequence ATGCTGCCCCTGGTGCTCGCATCCAGCTCCCCCTATCGCCGCGAACTGCTCGAACGCCTGCGCCTCCCCTTCACCTGGAGCGCTCCGGCCATCGACGAAAGCCGCCACCCCGAGGAATCCGCCGAACAGCTGGTGCGCCGCCTCGCCCTGGAGAAGGCTCGCGCCCTAGCCGACCAGCACCCCAATCATCTGATCATCGGCTCCGACCAGGTCGCCGTGCTGGGCGAACAGATCCTCGGCAAGCCGCACAGCTTCGATCGCGCCCGCAACCAATTGCTGGCCGCAAGCGGCACCAGCGTCAGCTTCCTGACCGGACTCGCACTGCTGAACAGCGAAACCGGACAGCACCAGGTCGATTGCGTGCCATTCACCGTGCACTTCCGCGACCTGGACGAAGCACGCATCAGCCGCTATCTGAAAGCGGAACAACCCTACGACTGCGCCGGCAGCTTCAAGGCAGAAGGCCTTGGCGTGAGCCTGTTCCGCACCACCGAAGGCACAGACGCCACCAGCCTGGTCGGCCTCCCCCTGATTCGCCTGGTCGACATGCTGCTCGCCGAGGGTGTGCAGATCCCCTGA
- the sppA gene encoding signal peptide peptidase SppA: protein MSDEWKEPAADKTEEKSWKLLEKAVLAGVQEQRRARRWGIFFKLLTFIYLFVALVMLSPAFDLQKSAARGQEHTALVEIRGMIADEEAASADNIVTSLRAAFEDPKTRGVVLRINSPGGSPVQSGYVYDEIRRLREAHKDIKVYAVIADLGASGAYYIASAADEIYADKASLVGSIGVTAASFGFVDAMGKLGVERRVYTSGEHKAFLDPFQPQKQEETEFWQNVLNTTHQQFIESVKKGRGDRLKVDGHPELFSGLVWSGEQALQLGLVDKLGNTSFVAREVIGAKEIVDYTVQESPFDRFSKKFGASVAERLALWMGFQGPSLR, encoded by the coding sequence ATGTCTGACGAATGGAAAGAACCGGCTGCGGACAAGACTGAAGAGAAGAGCTGGAAGCTGCTGGAGAAAGCGGTTCTGGCGGGTGTTCAGGAGCAGCGTCGTGCCCGTCGCTGGGGTATTTTCTTCAAGCTTCTGACCTTTATTTATCTGTTTGTCGCCCTGGTGATGCTGTCGCCGGCCTTCGATCTGCAGAAAAGCGCGGCGCGCGGCCAGGAGCACACCGCTCTGGTGGAAATTCGCGGCATGATCGCCGACGAAGAAGCGGCCAGTGCTGACAATATCGTGACCAGTCTGCGCGCGGCCTTCGAGGATCCGAAGACCAGGGGCGTGGTGCTGCGCATCAATAGTCCGGGGGGTAGTCCGGTGCAGTCCGGCTACGTCTATGACGAGATTCGCCGGCTGCGCGAAGCGCACAAGGACATCAAGGTTTATGCCGTGATCGCCGACCTGGGGGCATCTGGTGCCTACTACATCGCCAGTGCGGCAGACGAGATATATGCCGATAAGGCCAGCCTTGTCGGTTCCATTGGCGTCACCGCGGCGAGCTTCGGTTTCGTCGATGCGATGGGCAAGTTGGGTGTCGAGCGCCGTGTCTATACCTCGGGCGAGCACAAGGCCTTCCTGGATCCGTTCCAGCCGCAGAAGCAGGAGGAAACCGAATTCTGGCAAAACGTCCTGAACACCACGCACCAGCAGTTCATCGAGAGTGTTAAGAAGGGGCGCGGCGATCGGCTCAAGGTCGATGGTCATCCCGAACTGTTCAGTGGTCTGGTCTGGTCCGGTGAGCAGGCGCTGCAGTTGGGGTTGGTGGATAAGCTCGGCAATACCAGCTTCGTTGCCCGTGAGGTCATCGGTGCGAAGGAAATCGTCGACTACACCGTCCAGGAGTCTCCCTTCGATCGCTTCTCGAAGAAGTTCGGTGCCAGCGTGGCTGAGCGTCTCGCGTTGTGGATGGGGTTCCAGGGGCCGAGCCTGCGTTGA
- a CDS encoding HAD-IA family hydrolase: MPDYQLLIFDWDGTLVDSIARIVESMRVAAEVSGLPWRDDAAIKGIIGLGLPEAIATLYPELEDSRCIDAFRRRYGEHYGALESQPSPLFEGVAEALEAFREEGYRLAVATGKSRRGLDQVLAGRGWLDYFDVTRCADETASKPDPRMLQEILAHCGVVAERALMVGDSPFDLRMAHRAGMDSVAVGYGAQPLAELLKESPKLAIERFEELRHWLGADLSRQSREVETYV; the protein is encoded by the coding sequence GTGCCTGATTATCAGCTGCTTATCTTTGATTGGGACGGCACGCTGGTTGACTCCATTGCCCGTATCGTCGAATCCATGCGTGTGGCAGCTGAGGTGTCCGGGCTGCCGTGGCGCGATGATGCCGCAATCAAGGGCATCATCGGGCTCGGCTTGCCCGAAGCGATTGCCACGCTTTATCCGGAGCTTGAGGATTCGCGTTGCATCGATGCGTTCCGCAGGCGTTACGGTGAGCACTACGGTGCCCTGGAGTCCCAACCTTCGCCTCTTTTCGAAGGGGTGGCAGAGGCGCTGGAGGCGTTTCGCGAGGAGGGCTATCGTCTGGCGGTGGCCACCGGCAAGAGTCGTCGCGGCCTCGATCAGGTGCTGGCGGGTCGCGGATGGCTGGACTATTTCGACGTTACTCGTTGCGCTGACGAAACCGCGAGCAAGCCTGATCCGCGCATGTTGCAGGAAATCCTGGCGCATTGCGGGGTCGTGGCGGAGCGGGCTTTGATGGTGGGGGATTCGCCTTTCGATCTGCGTATGGCGCATCGGGCTGGTATGGATTCCGTGGCGGTGGGCTATGGTGCCCAGCCGCTTGCGGAGTTGCTCAAGGAGTCGCCAAAGCTGGCGATCGAGCGTTTCGAGGAACTGCGACACTGGCTGGGCGCTGATCTGAGCCGGCAATCCCGAGAGGTGGAGACCTATGTCTGA
- the rluC gene encoding 23S rRNA pseudouridine(955/2504/2580) synthase RluC → MNTPASPTSSVQLLEVAPEYAGQRIDNFLRTQLKGAPKTLIYRILRKGEVRVNKGRIKPEYKLQAGDVVRVPPLRLSEPDEPAPVAQGMLERLEAAIVYEDKALIVLNKPAGIAVHGGSGLSFGVIEAFRQLRPEAKDLELVHRLDRDTSGLLMIAKKRSMLRHLHEALRGDGVDKRYLALVRGSWPTSKKKVSAPLLKNNLRSGERMVEVNPEGKEALTEFRVVRRFGEFATLVEASPITGRTHQIRVHAKHAGHSIAGDPKYGDEDFTREIRDLGGKRLFLHAHSLAISLPDGGELKLEAPVDEMWLKTLERLGA, encoded by the coding sequence ATGAATACTCCCGCCTCTCCAACCTCCAGCGTCCAGCTGCTTGAGGTTGCGCCGGAATATGCCGGTCAACGAATCGATAATTTCCTACGCACCCAGCTGAAAGGTGCGCCCAAGACATTGATTTATCGCATCCTTCGCAAGGGCGAAGTTCGCGTGAACAAGGGGCGCATCAAGCCTGAATACAAGCTTCAGGCCGGCGATGTGGTGCGGGTTCCGCCGCTGCGCCTGTCCGAGCCGGATGAGCCGGCTCCGGTTGCCCAGGGGATGCTCGAGCGGCTGGAGGCTGCGATCGTTTACGAGGACAAGGCGCTGATCGTGCTGAACAAGCCAGCCGGCATCGCGGTTCACGGTGGTAGCGGGCTCAGTTTCGGTGTGATCGAGGCCTTCCGTCAGTTGCGTCCCGAAGCCAAGGATCTGGAGCTGGTGCATCGCCTGGATCGCGATACCTCCGGTCTGCTGATGATCGCCAAGAAGCGCAGCATGCTGCGTCATCTTCACGAGGCGCTGCGTGGCGATGGTGTCGACAAGCGTTACCTCGCGCTGGTGCGTGGTAGTTGGCCGACCTCGAAGAAGAAGGTCAGTGCGCCGTTGTTGAAGAACAACCTGCGCTCCGGCGAGCGGATGGTCGAGGTGAATCCCGAGGGCAAGGAGGCGCTGACCGAGTTCCGCGTCGTGCGTCGTTTTGGCGAGTTCGCCACGCTGGTGGAAGCCAGTCCGATCACCGGGCGTACCCATCAGATTCGTGTGCACGCCAAGCACGCCGGTCACTCCATTGCCGGCGACCCCAAGTACGGAGATGAGGATTTCACCCGCGAAATTCGCGACCTGGGTGGCAAGCGCCTGTTCCTGCACGCGCATTCGCTGGCGATCAGTCTTCCCGATGGCGGCGAGCTGAAGCTGGAGGCTCCGGTTGATGAGATGTGGCTGAAAACCCTGGAGCGTCTCGGTGCCTGA